A stretch of DNA from Takifugu flavidus isolate HTHZ2018 chromosome 22, ASM371156v2, whole genome shotgun sequence:
ccTCAAAGTTCGACGTACTGTGCGTTCAGAGATGCTCTTCTGCCTACCTTGGTTGTAACGGGTGGTTATTTGAGtcactgttgcctttctatcagCTCGAACCAGTCTggccattctcctctgacctctggcatcAACAAGACATTTCCGCCCACAGAACTGCCGCTCACtggatattttttctttttcggaccattctctgtaaaccctagagatggttgtgcgtgaaaatcccagtagatcagcagtttctgaaatactcagaccagcccttctggcaccaacaaccatgcCACGTTCAAAGTCACTCAAATCACCTTTCTTCCCCATACTGATGCTCGGTTTGAACTGCAGGAGATTGTCTTGACCATGTCTACATCCCTAAATGCACTGAGTTGCcgccatgtgattggctgattagaaaTTAAGTGTTAACGAGCAGTTGGACcggtgtacctaataaagtggccggtgagtgtataTATCTTTAAAATTATTGGGTAAAAGTAGTCTTTCAAACGACTTGTGTCATCAATGACAGGGAACCGCAACACTAACAATGACGTAATCTTTCCGAGCCAACATCCAACAGACATGATACTTTGATTTTAAACTATATCCATGATATCATCAGGCACTGTTGTGTAATTCGGCACATTTTTAGGTGACACATGGATATGTCTTCACATACAAAAATATTACTAAACATCGATGACCCGAGGGGTTAAAGAACAGCACCATTACTAATAGAATAACAATACGTAATTCGTAAATATAAACGGACTTAACAGAGATCAGCAAACGTGTAATATTAATGCCTTTGTAGCCTGTGAAGGTTGCACAGCGAACGTCATTTCTGTACTTTGCCCAGTTCGGATTCTGAAGTACGTAAAAAACTTTGGCCGGGGACGCCTGAACTCACCTCCTCTGTGGCGgtgggacaataaaacacaagcACGGTCGTGGTCAGAACATTGATCAGAAGTCCAACTATAGTGAGCGTGTTTGGTGCGACCCATAACGGTATCTGCTGGACGAGCCAGTTCCAGTAGATTTGCAAAGGCGGCTCCAGCAGGGATCGACCGGTGGCGCTGTATTTATGCTCCTCCAGCCGCTTGAGCTGAGCGGCTGACAGCGGCTCCGACCACAGGACGTGCGGCATTatttcccctccctcctgccGGATCACGGCTCAGGTTGCGGTGACAATCCCGATATTTCCAAAGAGTCTGAAAGCGGTCTCGTAATCGTCACTCGTTAGAGCAACAATAGCAGCTAATTTGTCATTTATAGCTAGCTGACTAGCCGAGGGCATTTCCAGGGCGGACCCATGAGACGGCGATGTGTTTCTGATCGAATTCCGGAAGTGAGCAACGCAGCTTGAAATCTGAAGCGGAAATGCATTTACGTTGtaaacaacacatttgtttttacttctttttgCATATCTGAGATATAGTTTTGACCAATAAGACCCACGTTTATGATTTTTCATCTAATATTTAAATATGCGAGATCTTCAggtatttgattattttatttaaatgtatgtttcAAGGATTTcaagttttttttgtgtgtgtttttcatctttgacaTTTTCGGGGAAAATATAGCTGTACAAGTATATCATAAACAACCAGGTGCaatttatacatttaaatttaaaattccCCTCACATtctcagaaaaataaatatacagcTAAAAAGATTTCTTAAACTACTTAATCGggaaacatttaaattaaactttGACTCTTTATGAGAAGTTAGAAACTCTAATTTGGCatcttaataaaaaataatgtaaatatttttctgctttttggtAAAACAACAGTACTATATTTTGCCATTTTGGTTACGTTAATTTATGCACGCTGGATGATTTTTATTTAGCCTTATATTGATGGTATCACTGCGTTTCGGTGCTCATGAACGTGTGCTTTTATCTCTATTCCGACAGATTATTACAAgggaaacacatttaaatagcACTGGAAAATGCGGTTGTTCTTGttacttttttttattgaaatccATGGAACATAATTACAAATTTTATGCATGCACACCACATTAACCAAGCCTAAATCCAAATATTATAATGTGTCATGCAGTACAGTATATAGTGTAGGGcggaaaaagaggggaaaataataataccaaaataaaactgtttacaAAATTATTCATCCGATagtttgctttattttgctGTGTAACAGTATGACACACCATGAAACTCCAAAATTTAGTTTATACACACTCAGTTTCTCTTCACATAGTTCCCAGAGATAAGTTATCGCCTTCTACAACAAGGTGTGTTTCCCTGTGAGAAATCAAATCACTGCTGACATGCAATTGAGTTGACACGGCTTTTGAAACGGGTAACATAGTTATTAGGTGACTTCATCTATGGTAGTTAGCTCTAATCTGTACACAGCATACCAAACCACAGACCAGCATAACCTGCTTCACACCTGTCTCTCTACTTCCACAATTATTTCCCCTGCCTGCGAGCAGCTGAATGGGGAAAGTGGAGGTTCACCGGTGGTGACATGTCTGCACAACTATATAAAGTGTCTCATTTCGCAATCTGTCCCATTTTACTTTTCCTGCTCCAAAATCTTTGTTTCATTCATGTACTGGTTGATCAGATGAAGGGGTACTCCACGCTGCATCAGCTCATAGAATGTGAAGCCTCCTGAGGGATGAGAAGAAGGACTAATGATATTGTGGAAGATTAAGTTGCTCACAAGAAGAATTAACAGAAAAGGAGCAGGAGTGGTAATATGCTCAACAGAAATTGGACACATTGCACTTTGGTAAtcaaaaaccccaaaacaaacagccacagGCTTGCAGAAGCATATATCTGACATTTAACGTCATAGGTTATCACAAGATAAGAAGATTTCTGACATAACAAAATGCCAAATTGTTTCCAAATTTGctaaaaatgtttctttaattaaaaggaaacCAGCATAACACACGGAAATTCCAGTTACTATGGTAACCCTTTCAGTATACTCACtgtgtgttgtttcctcagtATTTCAGAGAAAAACACTCAGCGTGTCCGGTCTCAATTTATCGGCAGCTCGTTTGCAAATTTGCGAACCCTTTTACTCACCTTATCCGACAGCTATGACAATTGATTAAAAAATTGAAAAACGCTGTCGAGAAAGAGAGCCAGccaagagcagagctggaggaacagCTCGGGCAGAAGTTGTCATGCAAACCTTGTCTCGCTGAGAAAAAGTGAGGTGACATGCTTGCTGAATGATGCATAATGAGTGACATAAGCTTCATATGCCATAACCATATGAAAGCTTACCTTACGTGAGAACATACATTCACAATTCTTGAGTTtggactggaggagagagaagagaagaggggtTAACAACATGGGGTTATGTGTGTCCACCATGAACTCCTGCTGAGTTATGACTGAATTTTTTGATATGATGAGTTAACAAGAATCTGTAGAGAAGAGATTAAGAAAACATGTAAACCTCGTAGTTTTATATGTCATGCCTGCTGAAATGCTGTAGGTGTGTGAAGTAGATGAACAAGATGAACCGGCTGGAGCGGACCAGAGATAATCATGTGGTGAGGATGCGCTccatgtggtggtggtgatgagatAGTGTCACATGAATCAGATTATTTCTCATTATTGCTCATGTGTTCTATAAATGATGTCGAGGGGACGTTCGCACCAGCTCCTTATAAACTCAAGCTGGACTGTGGCTGTGGACACAACTCCTTTATCCTCAAAGTTATTGGACACTTAATTTAGCTAGTGTGATGTTGTAAAAGCAAAGTAAGTCTCAGAAAAGTCTGACGTCATCTTGTCAAGTTTATAAGAAGCTGGTGCAAAGCAGTTATATACTTACATGTCCGCTGGATGTGTGGTCATCCTTTACGTAAACCGCAACAAATTGCACAAATGCTACGGTACATTACCTTAGCAGGGCAGGTTCCCAAAAGccaattttgtgtgtttacacataGTATTTTGATTTAAGATGTGAGGGTTGCCTTTTTTTAAGAAGCAGATACCTTAAAATCACACTGACAAAAGGCATTTACACAAATGAGAATTACATGAGAGAAACAAGGCTTTTGGAAACCAGACTTGGTTGGAGTTGGAAGAGGTGCCTGGGTGGGATTCAAAGCCTGCCTCCAGTTccacactgacctttgacctcgagCTTGCAATCCACTTGAGCTTCACCCAGGTCGTTGATGGCCTTGCAGGTGTACATGCCCCCATCGTAGGGGCTGGGCTTCCTGATCTCCAGAGTACAAACCCCTTGGTTGCTAAACATGCGGTAGCGTGGGTCATCAATGATGGCTATCTTGTTCTTCATCCAGATAACTTTGGGCTGAAACAGATCATTTGTATTTAAGTGCAATTTAATGTGTATTTACCATGTATGGACATACCACTTGCACCTGTCTCCTACCTACCCTTGGGTTGGCACGGACGCTGCAGTTCAGAGTAGTATTATAGCCGGCAATAGCAAAAGTATTGATCAATGGCTGCGTGAACTTCGGAGCCTCTTTGAAGTCGTGATCTTCAAAATCCTGCGTTTTTACCTGCAGACCTGTGGGGTAGGGTGGCATTTTTTTTGCATGATACAAATGAGTGTGCATGAGTTTCCTATGCGATGTGGTATCTCCCTCAACAGAGAGCACAATGCTATCTTTCAAGAGCTGTCCATTCCCCAGAGCCATGGAAGTTACATAGTTACCTTCTTTGACAATGAGAGCActttttttggtttgggttGCAGTTTCGCTTGGGCCACACATGTTCTCCGCAAAGATCCTGAAGAAATATTCATTTCCAACCACCAGTTCGGTGATGGTGATGCAATTGCGGTGGTAGTGCTCAATGCACGTGTACCATTCCTTTGAAGATCAGAGCACATGTGCATTATTTGCTGTtttacttttgtgtgttttgggaaGAATCAGTTTTACCATCGTCTTCTTGTCTGCTTTTTGAATTGTGTAGCCTGTTATTGGGGCGTTGCCAATGTCTTTTGGAGGGGTCCATACCAGGGCGACATTTCCTCCCCAAACATCTTCGATTGTCACAGACTGGGGAGGCTGAGGTAGATCTGATAATCACAGACAGGCAGTGGTAGCTTATTATGTTCATTGAAATCATGACTGTTAAAAACAGCTTACAATTGCTAACTCAGTATTTTCTGGATCCGTCTTTTTCCATGGACAACTGAGTTGCAAAGGGTCGTTCACTCACCTACAATTTGTATGTCAATAATGGCTGTATCCATGTGGTTTTCAACCTGCACAGTCATCTCGTACTTTCCAGAGTGGCTACGTTCTGCTTTACGGATGAAGATAATGCTGTCACACTCTGTGTTGCGGATGCTAACGTTAGGATCGACATCCTTGCCCTCCTTAAGCCAGCTGACCTTTGGCCTAGGTTTTCCCTGTAGACCCCACACACTGATTGTGAGTCTGCTCAGAGATGATGTTAATATTGAAAGAACTGTTTTGAATGTTTATCTACCATAAATGGCACAACAAGGTTGACGGTTTCTCCGACTCTGCGAGTGTAGGTCTGCTTCAGGTGTCGAGGAACACGGATCTTGGGTGGTTCTGAGGGATCAAGAACCTTTTGTGTATTATTCTAGATAGCTTTTGTGCCTCTATCTTAAAATTTGTAATAAACCGATTGGGATTATGCCAAAGGAGATTACCGATAACCTCTTTAACCAGAATAGAGTGCTGGAGGGTCCGGGGAGCGCTGGCTCCAGCTGCATTGATGGCTTTGACACGAACTGTGATTTTACACCCTGGAGAAAGACCGGTGATAGTGTACTTGGTCTTCTCTGTCAACTCCGAGTTGGACACAATCCAGTCATCAGCTGTGGGCAACAAACAGAGGGTTTGGTTTAAATACTTACTCTCATCCTGCTGAGTGTGTTTAGAGGACACCGTTTGCTTACTTCCTTCTATGCAGTACTCCACCAAGTAGCCGTCAAGACCGGCAGCTCCGATTGTTTCGGGAGGGCGCCACTTTATGGTCACCGTGGTGTCAGTGACATCCTCTACGACCAGCATGGTGGGCTCACTGGTCACAGCTGAATGGATGTGAAAGTTCAGGAAAGTCAACAACTTTGTATGatggtaaaaaaaaccaaccaaagtATATTCCACTCTAGCTGGAATACAGTCAGATCTCATTAGTCCCTGCTATTCTTGTATACTGAATCATCTTTAACTCCTGTTCAACCCTCTGACAGACCTGATCTCCTAAATCTCTAATCCACTGACGATTTGGCAGCCATTATAAAGACATATTCAATATCTCCTAAAGCTCCCGCATGTCCCATGGAGGTCACTGTCAGAATACTTGGGATGGTGGGGCATCGAAAGCAACAGCTGTGCCTCTGGGTTACCAAGGGCAGATCACACAAGTGCCACCACAGGGCCACTTGAGTTTCctctattattatttttaaataatttcctGGACAAAAGTATTGGCAAAAGCATCCCATTTTCAAATTGCAAAGTTGAAGAGAAACTCACCGAGAGGCGTAAAGGCTTTGGATGGTTCACTGGGCTTAGACACACCGATTGCATTCACAGCAAAGACCCGAACTTCATACGGCACGCCTTCAATCATCTTCTTAGGTTCGAATAGTGTCTCTTTTATGAGGTCAAAATTAAGCCTCATCCATCGGGAactctgttttttctttctctcaatGAAGTAGCCTGCAGAGAACCAAATCACCTTCTGATATATGATGCCAATGTGTGAATTTATGATATTTTTGGAAGTGGCATCCAATGTTTACCTAATATTGGCGAACCTCCATCATATTTCGGAGGATCCCAGGTCATAGAGCACCAATCACCACCCACCACTGGCACTAAGGGAGACTCTGGAGGGTCAGGGATGTCTGTTGACCACATAAACTTGAGTTTAGAAGACTGCAGTTCTGCATGTGGATGGATTTAAACTTTTTGTCACAACTTACCTACAACCTTGACTTTGAGGCTGGCTGTGGCTTCCCCAGCCTCATTCTGCAGGACTATTTTGTAGTTGCCAGTGTCCTCCCGCTCTGTGACATCAATTGTCAAGCTTGTCTGGTCACCGTAGGTTTCAGCTCGGACACGCTGACCAGTCTCGAGAATCACCTGGAAACAGCAAGAGAAGCTGAAGTTTATTTTAAGTCACGTGGTTGTATTTGTTGTatcttgtgtttgtttgtttggttcaCACAGGAATCATAGTCACTGGGGCTGGACAAAAGCCCGTAGTTGTGAAAGCATCCTAGATGACTCCAAACGTACCCTCTCTCCTTTCATCCACACCACCCTGGGAGCTGGTTCTCCACTGATGGGGACCTCCAGCCGGAGTTTATTTCCTGCCACAATTGTGACTGTGTTGTCTGGGAAGTTCAAGCTTTCCAAGTGTACCCTTGGAGGGTctgcagaaatgtaaaaaaatgtgTTGGTATTGCCTTATTAGTATAATTCAGACCGACTGGAATGGTTTTGTACCAATGATGTGAACTTTGGCAGACAGGCTCTGTGAGTAGCCCTCAGGAACAAACGTGTAATCCCCTGCATCGTGAAGCGAGCAGCTCTCGATTTCAAGCCGATGGACCCTAGCAATCAAAAATGAAGTTGTTAGCTTCAAAGTAAAACATCCGGCTGCACGGGCCTTGATTAAAGTTACTTACTTGTTCCTGTGTATGATGTTGACGTGGTCGCTGGGTTGAATCAGCTGTCCGTTCCTGTACCAACGACCTGGGACGTTGCCTGGGTAAATCTCGCAGTGCAACTTGATGGGTTGACCCAGCATCGCTGTCATGTCTTGCAGGTCCTGATACACCTTCAGCGGTTTCACTAACAGTACGAAAGTATAGAGAATGAGGTCAAAGAGTGCTTTTATACCAGAATACTAACACTACCGGGAGGCTACATACAGTCAACTTGTACGTGAGCTTCCGATGTGCCTCCAGTAGCCATGACGGAATACGTGCCGGTGTCCTCTCTGGAGGCATCATCAATCACCAAAAAGTGTTTGGTTCCCTCAGCCTTAACACGGTATCTGGAGCGGACTCCTGTTGGAACTTCAATGCCATTTTTCATCCTAAAAAATATATTCCAAATAgttgcacacacagaaacacagttgTATACTCAGTTACATTATATAACCAAGTTACATTATATTGCCTCCAAACTTAACAAGCCTAATCTCCTTCTTCTAGAAGACATACCATTTGATTTGCGCACCCTCTTCTGACACCTCACACTCCAACTCAATCCTCTCGTTCACTGTTGTCTTCACGGGCTCAATACCTTTAACTATCTTTATAGGTAACTCTTAGAGAAGACAGAACAAATGCAATGCAAATAAGCAGCGACATCATTTTACTCTGACAGACCAGTATGTCATAGTGTTGGTGCATAAAATACAGGTGCATGCATACCGGTAAGTTAAATTAAAATACCTTTGACAAACAGCTCTGTGGAGCACTTCTCTTCGCCAGCAGCAACAGAATAGGCTGCGTCATCATTTACGTTGCAGTTGTTGATGACCAGAATCCTTTGTGTGCCCTTGTGTTCAAAAATATACCTGAAGAAGTAATTTGATATTCACATAATGTCTCACTAGAATCAGACTACATACAGCAAATCATATAGAAATAACCATTTGGCTTATTTGTTATTATGGCTATAATAGTTCTTAAAATGAATGCTACATGCATAGAGATCACTTCGCAacgaggacaaaaaaaaaacagatgaagGATGACATCAAAACTCATGGGGAAGGTATAAATGACTGGACAGATGGACTTACTTCCGTTGACTTAAAGTCAGCAGCAGAGCCGGAATAGGGCCGGAGCACAGGGAGAGTACAGGAGGGAATTACGGTAAACAGGAATATCAAAgacagacaaagacaaagagacaTCATTCCTGGAAAGGTAAATGTCTCAGCTCTGGAGAAAACGGCACAGGAGAACAGAAACCAGAAAACAGCAATAACCTCCCAGATGGCTTTAACACTGATTGGCTTTGGACAGATGAGATTGAGATGTACAGTAGTCATATATACCATTTAACTGATTCTTACTCTACATGCTGCACTCTGATGTCCAGTCTGCTAACAATTTTGCAGAGAATGTCCGCTTTAACTTCTGAAAAGCTAGCTTGTCATCTTTCTGCCGCAAGGACCCGGCCGGCACAGCTAATTTTAAAAAACGTAAACGTATAAAAACGTTTAGGGGGTGGCGGTTCTTATCATTCATTTTGACACACCCAGGAATAATTTACAACAAGAAGTCAACTTGAATTTGTGCATCTAATTAAATCTGTTGCAAAGCCAAACCTGAGTAAAGACCTGTGAAGGAGGTACCACCTTTTTCCTGTATGGAGGAGCACATATACAGTTAACAACAGAAGTTAACCTGCTTTTTCTACCCAAATGTAGCTCTGAGGCCTTTTGTACAATCTTACCGCCCTTCAACTGTAAATGCAACATTATATGTAGACTGATCAGAGCCACATTAGAGTTAGTAGAGAGATGCTTCTTTTGAAACGATAATGGTTCACAGTAGAGACCCGGGCATGAATGTGGAGGAGGGTTGTGTGTTTGCCCTGTTCTGTCATATGGTTCTAACTCACATAAGGAGGGTAAATGTGTGCTAAAGATGCAAACCAATGTGCaggataaaaacacaacaaaatcaCTAAGATGGGGAATGCGGCACATGAATtgcattttcttaaaaaaaaaatgcgttGAAGGGTTGAAAGGGAGGATACACGGGATACAGGAGGGTATATATCGGATATATAATAGAGAAtgtaaagaaaaatgtgttACACACTTGGGAGAAGGCCTGATTTCCTGTCCGTTCTTGTACCACTTCAGGTCAACAGTGGGGTCGGCCAGGTCAACCAACAGGCGGATCTTCCCACCTTTATCCACCTGATATGCTGATTCTAGTTTCTTAGCGAAAGCTACCAAGGATAAAATTCACAACCGCAACTGTTAATAACAAGActctttttaaatcaaatttcatGGCTGTTCAGAGCTTTTACCTtcgcttttcttttcctcttttggtATTTTCTTCATCCTCCGCAGCAGACCCCTCAGATCTGTGATGCCATATGTAAAGGCAATTTTCTCATACTCGTCTGGTCGGGCCTTTTTGAGAATCTCCCACACATCAACTTCCGGGGTATCATCCTGCTGTTTAGGCTCTCTAGTGATTCAAATCAGGGAAAAGTTGTCAAGGTAGAGGACTCAGACAGCTGACTGTGTTCTAAGGAACTGCTCTTTTGTGTCTAGAACAGAAGACATTCCTAAAGCTAACCTCTAGTTTTAATCCCTATCCCAGTCTTGCTATTTTTGCCTCTTCCAATAGAGCGTTCCTCAGAACACAATACACAAAGGGATGGGCACGCTGAGCTGCCTAAAGTTTGGCAGGGTTAAAGCCACATATGTTGAGTGTGCAGTGACAACTGGCTGAGGTTTTGTcatttgtttctcattactttgGGATTTTAATTCACCCTTTAATTACATCTTGCCTCGTTTCCTACAATGTATTCAAAGGTCGCCTTAGCCAGACTGCTGCTGGTCCAAAATACGGCCACATGTCTTCTAACTAGTACCAAACACAAGAGCAATTTCTTTCAAAATTCATGGTCTTGCCCCTATTCACCTGACTGACCCGCGGCATTGTTTCGCCCACTCTCAGGCACTCAGGTTGGCAGTTCAATCTTTGTTGGTTGTCCCCACATCTAGGAGGAAGCTGAGAGGCCACCGCGCCTTCTCAGTTGTTGTGCCAAGGTTGTGGAATCCCCGACACATCAGGCAGCCTGACTCACTTTCTGTCAGCAGCCTCCCCAAAACAAATTTTTTAGTGTTGTAGGAAAGGCTGCAGCGTATTATTTCCCACTTTTTTTGGTGTATTTCattatatatttgtttattttacctaTGTTTCTATTGGCAGCACTTTGGCATACTCTGTTGTTGTAAAATGCTGTACAAATAAAGTTGAGTTGAGTTTAAATGTCACACTGACTTCCTGGTAAACAATTCAGTTAGCGATTACTGCTGGGCAGAAGTACCCAGTAACTATAGTTACCACTCTGaagttgctgcagcagctttaacCATTATTGACAAACTTTGTTTCCGCGTGAACAAAAGAACCGTGCGTGTTTTCAGATCAAAGGAGAACAAGATTTTTCTCTATCATTAGCATATAAGTGGAACAAGTAATAATGTTGAGCCCTACAGGATGTGATTTATCATTTTATATTCCTCTTATAAACTGGCCCATCCCTTTGTTTGGTGTTTTCACACTGTCGGAGAGGCTGTGAGGCTGTTAGACGATGAAAAGGATGAGTTGTTAAAGATGTCAGGTCCATTTTAGTAAAATCACATTGCTCCGGGCATGAGTGCATCTGTTAGTTTACGTAAAGACCATCCGATTAGCCATTCATAGACATTTTCCCCAAACGGCCAGAAGGTTTGGGGTAAATAACGTACAGTATTATTCTATTCTACGATTGCCCTTCTGTTctgtttatttccaggctgtggtgaaGGAAGCTGAAATAAACACGGCGGTATTTGCCGTATATTTCTCAATTGAAATAAAAACGACAATGTAGCGATAACACTATTTTACAGCATCATTTCCCCGCGGCCCCTTACGGCATCATTAATGATGAAAAATGCTTCACCCCGCCTCATAAAGACAGATCCATGTTTCCATGAAGAGCTGTCCAATGAGGCCCATTCCCATCATTAATGTCCGTTGAGCACTTTGGAATGTTGCCTTCAAATAAAGTGTTACCGTACTACAGTTGGCCAACACTCTTGCGCGTCCAATTCCTAGAAATACATGTCATGCTGGGGACTCTACAGGATTAAAGTACTCACCCGCAGTAAGGTCTAACTGTTTTTAAACCCTAACAGTTTTCTCTACTAACCTTTGATTTCTGAATATGtaggggagaagaagagacaagCCCACAATAAATGTGCAATTTAGCCGCTGCATTGCGTCAAAGGATAAAGGATTGTACACTGAACTGGGTTATCTAAAATATGTGTAATGCTGTTTACCTAACCTGATAAATTTACCAAGGTAAAAGAAGCACAtccaaaaagcaaaaaaaaaaatggaaaaaaggtttttaaaaaatggtcaAAGGAGTAAAATTCAGGCAGGGTCGGGATGTGATTCTCACCGATGTTTTAGGAGACCACTAAAGTCAAGCTCTCCTGCATCTTCTTGTCCTTCACTGCTGTTGTTAATAAGGAGAGATTAATAAAGATTTAATCAGATCTGAACCAGTGACAGGAACTACAAAACAATGCGAAAAGCACAACGCAAAGCGGCCTCGATCGCTGTGTTAGCCCAGGGCTAACAAACGATTGCTTCTTACACAAATGCCTTGTTTTTTAGGTTTAATGATAAAAGTCAAGACACTGTATTTTGTGTAAGGTGTTTCGAGAGCACCGTTGCCGCAGCAATGCAATGGCATTACTGACAGAATGGGATGCTTTGCATTGCTTTTCAGGCACATTGTTTGGAGCAAGATGTAAACCCCAAATGTTGGCCTTTTGTTTGGAGTTAACTTGAGATTACCTTCTACAAAAGTCAATGACATAGCAACCACTATGTCACAAGCACTACATTAACACTACAtgttgatgaaatgtttattttatgtaCCAAGAgcagtttttttcctttttcttttgagTCTACAAAGGCGCCTACTTTATCCACCTTGTTTTTTTACTATCTACTACTATTTATTATGATCAACACTTTGGTTAAGTGCCTTTGCTAGCTACTCCTGTGGTTATCATCAGTGTCTGCCTAGGGTGATTTATGGACCATAGCAGTGTTTTCTGAGACTGTTTAAACATTATTACTTACAGAGGTTGGAATTTTATTAGGAGCTTCTGACAAATTTCCaacaagaacatttaaaaatccaaaagaCTAAAACACTGTTCTGCAAAGGACCAGTTCACATTCTCTATCAAGGTACTCTTAGAGATGATTTGGGTCACTTCTGTTCCTATTCTCAAAAGCAAGGTGGAAGGTGTATTTATGGTTTAATTAGGTGTAATTATGTCCTGAAGCCTCCATTCATGATTTATGGATTGGTTTTTCATTACCTCCTCTTGAAAGCTGATCGAATATCAATATTCTGAGAGCCCTGTCCAGATTCTGTAAGACAGTAAGAGCACGTCTCACGCATAGTCCGAAGCTTTTGAAGACATCAGAATGAATGAggtgtttttaaatgctttaaCGAACCTTTAACTTCCAGGTCAAAAGAGCAGCTGTCAAACTTGTCCTTGTAGGTGACCTCGCACCTGTAATTCCCAGCGTAGCTGTCTTTCGCCTTTATAATGTGCATTTCAAATGTGTGGATC
This window harbors:
- the mybpc1 gene encoding myosin-binding protein C, slow-type isoform X8, with translation MPEPTKKDEMPNGQPEENVAPDSNGAPPLPEITLEVSPPPEAAADGKAAEETDGKKAEPTDSEPLQTGVVRESSPTENGSNRPKTGGVGVTEQAENNDVAREVSPCSPQPDDDAATTNTPSPTPQTEEANTLKKLSIELPNDSVPVPAMGRKDSVWSLGEGQAPEELDKPIETPPLSTLLIEQPQSATVSVGGDASFIAKVEAKDLLRKPTIKWFKGKWMDLASKTGKHLQLKETFDRLTKIHTFEMHIIKAKDSYAGNYRCEVTYKDKFDSCSFDLEVKESGQGSQNIDIRSAFKRREPKQQDDTPEVDVWEILKKARPDEYEKIAFTYGITDLRGLLRRMKKIPKEEKKSEAFAKKLESAYQVDKGGKIRLLVDLADPTVDLKWYKNGQEIRPSPKYIFEHKGTQRILVINNCNVNDDAAYSVAAGEEKCSTELFVKELPIKIVKGIEPVKTTVNERIELECEVSEEGAQIKWMKNGIEVPTGVRSRYRVKAEGTKHFLVIDDASREDTGTYSVMATGGTSEAHVQVDLKPLKVYQDLQDMTAMLGQPIKLHCEIYPGNVPGRWYRNGQLIQPSDHVNIIHRNKVHRLEIESCSLHDAGDYTFVPEGYSQSLSAKVHIIDPPRVHLESLNFPDNTVTIVAGNKLRLEVPISGEPAPRVVWMKGERVILETGQRVRAETYGDQTSLTIDVTEREDTGNYKIVLQNEAGEATASLKVKVVDIPDPPESPLVPVVGGDWCSMTWDPPKYDGGSPILGYFIERKKKQSSRWMRLNFDLIKETLFEPKKMIEGVPYEVRVFAVNAIGVSKPSEPSKAFTPLAVTSEPTMLVVEDVTDTTVTIKWRPPETIGAAGLDGYLVEYCIEGTDDWIVSNSELTEKTKYTITGLSPGCKITVRVKAINAAGASAPRTLQHSILVKEVIEPPKIRVPRHLKQTYTRRVGETVNLVVPFMGKPRPKVSWLKEGKDVDPNVSIRNTECDSIIFIRKAERSHSGKYEMTVQVENHMDTAIIDIQIVDLPQPPQSVTIEDVWGGNVALVWTPPKDIGNAPITGYTIQKADKKTMEWYTCIEHYHRNCITITELVVGNEYFFRIFAENMCGPSETATQTKKSALIVKEGLQVKTQDFEDHDFKEAPKFTQPLINTFAIAGYNTTLNCSVRANPRPKVIWMKNKIAIIDDPRYRMFSNQGVCTLEIRKPSPYDGGMYTCKAINDLGEAQVDCKLEVKGGFTFYELMQRGVPLHLINQYMNETKILEQEK